Proteins encoded together in one Proteiniborus ethanoligenes window:
- a CDS encoding FeoA family protein, which translates to MTSRPLSFFMEGEIGMVDNIAGGEKVSKRLYEMGFNTGSEVKVIKNDIGPIIVSLAGSKIALGRGLAQKIMIRAN; encoded by the coding sequence ATGACAAGTAGACCTTTAAGTTTTTTTATGGAAGGTGAAATTGGTATGGTTGATAATATTGCGGGAGGCGAAAAAGTCTCTAAAAGACTTTATGAAATGGGTTTCAACACAGGTTCAGAAGTAAAAGTTATAAAAAATGACATAGGTCCTATTATAGTTTCTTTAGCAGGCAGTAAGATTGCTCTTGGAAGGGGACTGGCTCAAAAAATAATGATAAGGGCTAATTGA
- a CDS encoding FeoA family protein yields the protein MNSLDKFPVGSKVKVKEISKEVQIRKRLLEMGIVPGVKLEITGKAPLGDPMEILVRGYKLSLRKNEAVSIIVE from the coding sequence ATGAATAGTTTAGATAAGTTTCCTGTAGGTTCAAAGGTAAAAGTTAAAGAAATATCAAAAGAAGTGCAAATTAGAAAAAGGCTTCTAGAGATGGGTATAGTACCTGGAGTCAAGTTAGAGATTACAGGCAAGGCTCCTTTAGGTGATCCTATGGAAATTCTAGTAAGAGGGTATAAGCTTTCATTGAGAAAAAATGAAGCTGTTAGCATAATTGTAGAATAG
- a CDS encoding DegV family protein, which produces MSRIKIITDSTAYVTKEYANKNRVEIVPLSVNFCGEINKEGFPGEFNEFYEKLVNTKEFPTTSQPSTGDFIEAYKKAFETGDEIIVLTISSELSGTYNSARLGADMLETDKITVIDSKTSAGNLKLLVEKAVLLVEQGFRRAEIEKEILIQIKNMSINLTVDTLEYLKRGGRLSNATAFIGTLLNIKPVIGLINGKLEPIGKERGKKRAMEAIISMVPENVKIISIAHVQNIKEAEAYKAQLEKKFTNAIITIDELGPVIGSHIGPKAIGLCASW; this is translated from the coding sequence ATGAGTAGGATCAAGATTATTACAGATAGCACAGCATATGTAACTAAAGAATATGCTAATAAAAATAGAGTTGAAATAGTTCCTCTTTCAGTAAATTTTTGTGGAGAGATAAATAAAGAAGGATTTCCTGGGGAATTTAATGAGTTTTATGAAAAATTAGTAAACACAAAAGAGTTTCCAACTACATCACAGCCTTCAACAGGTGACTTTATTGAAGCATATAAAAAGGCTTTTGAAACCGGAGATGAAATAATTGTTTTAACCATTTCATCAGAACTAAGCGGTACATATAATAGTGCTAGACTGGGTGCTGATATGCTTGAAACAGATAAAATAACAGTAATTGATTCAAAGACATCTGCAGGTAACTTAAAGCTTCTTGTAGAGAAGGCGGTCTTACTAGTAGAACAGGGATTTAGAAGAGCCGAAATAGAAAAAGAGATACTAATCCAAATAAAAAACATGAGCATAAACCTTACTGTAGATACATTAGAGTATTTGAAGCGTGGCGGAAGACTATCTAATGCTACTGCTTTTATAGGAACATTACTCAATATTAAGCCTGTAATTGGATTAATAAATGGTAAATTAGAACCTATAGGAAAGGAAAGAGGAAAAAAGAGAGCTATGGAAGCAATAATATCTATGGTTCCTGAAAATGTAAAGATAATCTCAATTGCACATGTGCAGAATATAAAGGAAGCTGAGGCTTATAAAGCACAATTAGAAAAGAAATTTACAAATGCAATTATTACAATAGATGAATTAGGTCCTGTTATAGGATCTCATATTGGTCCTAAAGCTATTGGTCTATGTGCTAGTTGGTAA